One stretch of Clupea harengus chromosome 2, Ch_v2.0.2, whole genome shotgun sequence DNA includes these proteins:
- the LOC116222832 gene encoding amphoterin-induced protein 2-like: MGWCQGLLLLALPFLGISASFSSSLKTIAVFEGTDVVIPLSVTSELNLTEIQWTFNLLHNTRLLAMLITGESWRVLTPDKRFKITENGSLVLEDAHFEDAGVYICRFYFSDCSIQKHTVNLQVQTHNISIEKTMEKNSTASKTSFTPVLPALSNTHFS, from the exons ATGGGTTGGTGTCAGGGCCTTCTTCTCCTGGCTTTACCGTTTCTCGGGATCTCAG CATCATTTTCCTCTTCACTCAAGACAATCGCAGTGTTCGAAGGGACCGACGTCGTAATCCCGCTGAGTGTAACCAGTGAACTGAACCTCACCGAAATTCAGTGGACATTCAATTTGCTCCACAACACCAGGCTGCTGGCTATGCTTATCACaggagagagttggagagttCTGACTCCGGACAAAAGATTCAAGATCACAGAAAACGGGTCCCTGGTGCTTGAAGATGCCCACTTTGAGGATGCTGGAGTCTATATATGTCGCTTTTATTTTTCAGATTGCAGCATTCAGAAACATACAGTTAACCTGCAAGTTCAGACACACAATATCA GCATAGAGAAGACGATGGAGAAGAACTCTACAGCCAGTAAGACTTCCTTTACTCCTGTTTTACCTGCCCTATCCAACACTCACTTCTCATGA
- the zgc:113337 gene encoding OX-2 membrane glycoprotein, giving the protein MLDVTLVRCLQLCVSVTLVSRLEGRVSAPARVEAVVGKPFTLSCTLVKKGTGDSVTQVRWLDPKNQTLIAYQPGRKDTVSGQQHVELVSSPGDSSQISIKRVSYRDEGCYTCTFDVYPSGAREGTTCLTVTGVVTHGGNKTAVSGKMATLNCHFGLPEKVQQVLWRRRLAGPPVEWQDVVSFVPEGEPETKEEYQDRATVSSSLADSELSLRPVRVEDEGCYSCEFHTYPDGTKSSTVCLTIYVLPKPQVSYKTTSPGVIEANCTAISRPASEIVWNVEGNNRTMGAPVNSVQPLDDGTTQVISTLVVQSGLLKDVSVKCLVHHKGLESAIAVSMNTKIGTALTILISVTTVAFLLVLSLCFCLWKCFLRKEVD; this is encoded by the exons ATGCTGGACGTGACCCTAGTGAGATGCttacagctgtgtgtctctgtgacacTGGTGTCCAGACTTGAAG GCAGGGTTTCGGCGCCAGCGCGGGTGGAGGCGGTGGTGGGCAAGCCCTTCACGCTGAGCTGCACGCTGGTGAAGAAGGGCACGGGCGACTCCGTGACCCAGGTGCGCTGGTTGGACCCCAAGAACCAGACGCTGATCGCCTACCAGCCCGGACGCAAGGACACTGTGAGCGGGCAGCAGCACGTGGAGCTGGTCTCCTCCCCCGGGGACTCCAGCCAAATCAGCATCAAGCGGGTCAGTTACCGTGACGAGGGCTGCTACACCTGCACCTTCGACGTCTACCCCTCCGGCGCCAGAGAAGGGACCACTTGCCTCACGGTCACAG GGGTCGTGACCCACGGTGGCAACAAGACGGCGGTGAGTGGTAAGATGGCGACCCTCAACTGCCACTTCGGCCTGCCGGAgaaggtgcagcaggtgctgtggaggaggaggttggCAGGGCCGCCGGTGGAGTGGCAAGACGTGGTGTCCTTCGTCCCGGAGGGCGAGCCTGAGACCAAGGAGGAGTACCAGGACAGGGCGACGGTCTCGTCCTCCCTGGCAGACTCAGAGCTGTCTCTGAGGCCCGTGCGAGTGGAGGACGAGGGGTGCTACTCCTGTGAGTTCCACACGTACCCAGACGGAACCAAGAGCAGCACTGTCTGCCTGACCATCTACG TCCTGCCCAAGCCTCAGGTGAGCTACAAGACCACGTCGCCGGGGGTGATCGAGGCTAACTGCACGGCCATTTCAAGGCCGGCGTCAGAGATCGTCTGGAACGTGGAGGGCAACAACCGAACTATGGGCGCCCCGGTGAACTCGGTCCAGCCGCTAGACGACGGAACCACGCAGGTCATCAGCACGCTCGTGGTGCAGTCGGGGCTGCTGAAGGACGTGTCCGTCAAATGTCTGGTCCACCACAAGGGCCTGGAGTCGGCTATAGCCGTGTCGATGAACACtaaga TTGGGACTGCTCTTACCATCCTGATCTCCGTGACGACAGTAGCCTTCCTGCTGGTCCTGTCcctgtgtttctgcctgtgGAAATGCTTCTTGCGCAAAGAAG TTGACTGA